CGTCGGTTGTCCCCGGTCCATGTCGCATCCATGAACGCAACGTGAAGGTATCGGGAAGCGCGTTTGGAAAGCTCCATTGTGCGGCGAAAGACCATGTTGCGAGGATCGTAATGCCGAGTAGGATCATGAGGGCGGATGTCGTGCCTAGCACCATCGCGATGCCGCTGATCACGCGGTCTGCGCGACCGCGACCGCCCGCTGCGATCCAACGCCTGCCCAGTGCCGCTACCACCTTTTCACCGCACCACCAAAAGGCGAGCACGCCGATGACAAGACCAAGTTGCACAAGCGCGGCCGCGGCGGCCTGAAGACGCATGGCAAGGTCAGGGTCGGACATCCATTTGACGATTTGGACGGATAGCGTGGGCGGCGTATTCGGCCCCAAGATCACCGCGACATCCACGACGGACATTGCGTAGGCCAACACGACGTAGATCGGTAATTTGATTTGTGCATAGACCCGTGGGAACACCGTTTTCAGCCATCCGGTCATGCGGCTGTACCCCAAGGCCTGTGCGATGGTCACGGACCGCGCGGCGTCAGCTTGGCCCAGCGCCGCGAGGGTCATAAGCAACAGGAATGGCACCTCTTTTGTGATCATGCCGAGCGTCAGGGCCAGCCCCCATTCATCTTGCACGATCAATAGGTCGGGTGGGCGGTCCCAGCCTGTGAGCCAAGGCGAAAACAGACGCGCGATCCAGCCTGATGGCGCAATGAGAAACGCGAGACCGAAGGCCGCTGCCGCATGGGGCACGGAAAGAAGCGGTGACAGTAGACGTTCGAGCGCGCGGAAGGCCGGTGTGCCGGACCAACCTGCGGTGATGAGCATAACAATCAACAGCGATATCGCAGTTGCCAGCAGACCTGTCGTCACCGATAGCCGCGCGGCGTCTGCCAAGCCCGGCCAATCGAACAGGGCGCGGAACGCATTCAGGTTTGGACCCGTTTCACCTGCCGCTGGCAAGTGTCCGAATGCCGGTAAAACAGTTCCGTACAGACCCGCCAAAACCGGCCCAAGCATCGCCAATAGCGTCAGCGCGGGCAGGATTGGTAGAAAACGGCGGGACTTCATTTATGTAGCCCCGCCAATAGCTTATTGCGCAACGCCGTAGCGGCCTGCCCAGTCGTCTGCGATGCGTGTCATCCAGCTTGGGTGTGGTTCTGCGACAGCCGTACCTAGTTCGGCAGGCGACAGTGTCGCAACGCCCAGTTCAATCGCGTCGAACAGCGCTCGGTCATCTGCGTCCAGTGCATCCATGTTCAGAACGGTGCCGTAGCCAAGCAGATCAGGGTTTTGCGCGCGCGCCTGTGCCTCTGGTGACATGATGAAGTTCGCCACAACCATGGACGCGGCTTTGGACCCTGAATTGTAAGGGATCGCGACGAAGGATGCGTTGCCGATTGTCCCTTTTTCCAAGACGAATGTCCGCACCGTATCAGGCAATTCGAAGTTCGCGATTGCAGCAGATGCCGCCCCTGGAGAGAACGAAATCGACAGATCAATTTCGCCATCTGCGATCATCGGGAACATCGCGGTGCCTGTTGGCGGATATGCACGTCCTTCGCGCCACAGATTTGGCGTCAGTTCATCAAGATACGCCCAAAGCGGTGCAGTGACGTCATCGTAGGTTTCGTCAGTTGCCGCGACCTGCAGAACGGACGGGTCAGGCAGGATATCAACCAGAACCTGCTTGAGGAACGTCGTGCCAAGGAAATCAGGTGGCTGTGGGTAGGTGAAACGACCGGGGTTTGCTTTGGTCCATTCCAGAATGTCGTTCATGGATGCCAAAGGTGCGTCAATGTCTGCCGTGTCGTAGTCGAACACCACCTGCGCCATCGCCCATGGGCTTTCGTAACCATCTGTTGGCACTGTGAAATCTGTCTGGACAGTCTTACCGTCGACATCGACAAAAGCCCAATTCGGAAGTTGTTCTGCGTATGGGCCGAACAGCAGGTCCGCGTCCTTCATCGCCGCGAAGTTTGCGCCGTTAATCCAGATCATGTCGACCGCACCGTCGTCGTTTTCGCCCGCTTGCTTTTCAGACAGGACGCGGGTCACGGCATCAGCCGTGTCCGTCAGTTTGACGTGTTCGAGCGTGACGCCGTAATCCTCGGACACACGTTCACCGACCCATGCGATGAAATCATTGGTGTTGGTCGATCCACCCCACGCGTTCCAATAGACGGTTTGCCCATCAGCTTCGGCAATGACCGCATCCCAATCAGCGGGATCAACGTCAGCGTAGGCCGCGAAGGGCGTCAAAGCTGCAAGAACGGCAAGGTATTTCATAGTTTAGTCCTCATGGTGAGTGGTCGTCGTCGAAAAGGTCCGGTGGGCCCCATAGATGCGCAGGATTCCAGTTGCAAAGCAAGCTGTCCCAAAGAGGTAGGCCATTGGCACGAACCATGCAGGCAGCAGGCAAAGGAGCACGAAGAAGACAATCGTTTCCGTGCCTTCCAGAATGCCATTGGAGTAATAGAGCGATTTTTCGCCCTGCGCCCGTGTCGTCATGTCATGCTTTTCCGCGAGGATCGCGAAGCCAAGGAAGGACGTTCCATTGAAGTAGAACGACGTCAGCAGAAACGCACCGGCCAGCCCGTTTGATTGGGGGTCCATCACGACAAATGCCAGCGGGATCATCCCGTAGAACAGAAAATCTGCAGCAATATCAAGGTATCCGCCGAAGTCCGTTTTCTGTGTCGCACGTGCGACCGCGCCGTCCAACCCGTCAGCAATCCGACTGATCAGAAGCGGCACTACCGCAAGACCCGGTAGGCCGCAGCAGATCATTAGGGCCGCAATCAGACCGATCCCGAGACCTGCAAGCGTCACGCCATTTGCAGTCGCGCCGCGCGCGGCAAGCGACCGCCCGAAGGCGTTCAGTGGTGGATCAATTAAAGTGCGAACGCGGCCATCTATCATGCCGCTGTTCTGACCTATCCCCCCTATCCGCGCAACTGAACTGACGGAATTGTGAGACAACTGTTAGTGGCGGGTTATGCCGTATCGGCGATCCGCGGTCGCCCTTGCGCCGTAACTTTGATGGTTGCCTCAAGGAACATGGGCTGCCCTTCGATGGTGGCTTCTTTGATGTCCCGGCTGATGGTGAACCTGATGTCTTCGACACCGGCGGCTTTTGCTTTGTCGGTCGCTGTCGATTTTAGCTGTGCTTCAAGTGCTGTCATCGCAGCGGTTTGGTCCGTGAAACTTTGCCCAAGCGTCGCAAAGTGTTCTACCCCGTTGCTGGTGACCGTGCCCGTTTCATGCATCGCGACCTGCCCTACAACCGCACCGATGGCGTTCGCCACGCCTGCGTGTTCCGGCAGGATCATGCGCGTGTTCAACCTGTCCCCGACCGCCCCGTAATAGGACGACGCCGACGCCCCAAGGCCAATGACGGGCACGCCTAGCTTCACGGTCGTCTCGATAACCCCGCGGTGTTGATCGAGCCCGGCTTTGGTCAACACGTGCTGGCTCAGGTCAGCGGGGTCCATGTCCCAATTGCGGTGGTCCTCGGCAAAAGCCGCCTCGAGTAGGCAATCGACAGTTTGCGCTGTCAGTTGATCGACAATCATCTGCGCCAAGTGCTGCGCATCAGGTGCGATCTTGTCACCGCTGCCGCTGCGTTTGCGCGCAAACAGGATCAGCGCCTTTTCGGCGGCGTCAGCATCCCACGTCGCAACGCGCCCAAGGACATGTGCCGCGTCAGACGGCGTCACCCCAGCCAGCATCACAAGACCGCGCCCAACAAGGCGCATCAACGCAGGGCTTTCCATCCGCGTCGTCACGGCCTCTCCGAAACGTACAGGTCCTTGCCGCAGCCGTTCTGCAACGATGGTTTCGCGCGGGTCCAATCCTTGCGGAAACGTCGCCCAAAGCGGGATCACAATCTGACCACCGTCGACCGCCGGACGGTCCACACTTAACGCCTGATCAAGCGCGAGATGCACGATGTCGGGGTAATGGGTGGCGGCAAGTGCGATAGGCATCAAACGACGCGGCCCAAGCCGCAGCCCAGCCTGCAAACCTTCGACGACATGGACTTCGCTGTCGCCACCCAGCCCGCTTGTGCGCATCGCCACCGCTTCGACCATCGTGCGAAACGGACCGACGCGCGCGCCCTGCGGGTCAATTTGCGGGCGTCCGTCGCGCAACAGGCAAACGTCTGTCGTCGTCCCACCAATATCGCTAACCAAAGCGTTCTGTTCGCCAGTCAGCCAAGCGGCCCCCGCGATCGACGCGGCAGGCCCACTTAGGATCGTTTCAATCGGTTTTTCGCGCGCCACGTCAGCAGACACTAACGCCCCGTCGCCCCGCACAACCATCAGCCGCGCATTGATCCCGCGTCCGGCCAAGTGCGTTTCACAAGCTGTGATCAACCCATCGATCATCCCGATGAGGCGGGCGTTCAGCAAAGCGGTCAGGGCACGTTTCGGTCCGCCCAGCGCTTGGGACAGTTCATGCGAACAGGTCACAGGCAGACCCGTTGCGCGGCGAAGGGTGTCACGCGCGATGATTTCATGTTCAGGATTGCGGGTGGCAAAACTAGCGGCAACAGCGAAACCCGTCAGTCCATCCGGTAAATCCGCGATGGCAGCCGCGACATCATCCTCGGTCAAGTCATGCAGCGGCGCACCGGCGTGGGAATGCCCACCCGCCAAAAACACAACTGGATCACCGCGCAACGCGTCATTCAGACCAGCGCGGTTCAGCTCTGCCTCTTCAAAACCGATCAGGATCAGCGCAACCCGCCCACCTTGTCCTTCAACCAGCGCATTCGTGGCAAGTGTCGTGGACAGCGACACCATAGCGATGTCCGCCGGATCAATCGTATCCAGCACCGCATCCATCGCGGCCCCAACGCCCAAGGACAAATCGGGGCGCGTGGTCAGCGATTTCGCGGTCGCGAAGATCGCGTCAGCGGCTTCATCCAAGATGACCGCATCGGTATATGTCCCGCCAGTATCGACGCCGAGTAGATAAGCCATATGCTCTCCTTTGCGCCAGATAGGCCGCAATCGCAAAGGCTTGCCAGTCCAAATGCGACATCTGGTTTCTTTGGGTCTTTCCAAATCCCCGCCAGAGGCTCCCGCACAAACAAAAAACGCCCCGGCCCGAAGACCGAGGCGCATCATTTCAACGAAAACCTGCTTACTTCAGCGCTTCGTCCGTGATCGCATGTGTCCATGCGCCCTCCGGAGCTGCAGAAATCACCGGATCAGACCCGCCAGCCAGCAGCGTCGCCACTGTGCGTTCGTAGTCCGCCGGATCAAGCGTGCCGTCGGAACCCGCTGTCAGTTTCGCGATTTCGCCCATCATGCGCACCTGAGCTGCCTCAGTTTGCGCACCGGTTTCGTCGTTATCCAAAACGATGCCAGCTGCTTCTTCTGGGTTGGCTTCCGCGTATTTCCAGCCTTCCATAGACGCACGTACAAAGCGGACCATTTTGTCGACGAACACTGGATCTTCAAGGTTCTCTTCCAGCACGTAGATGCCGTCTTCCAACGTTGCGACGCCTTGTTCTTCGTACTTGAACGTGACCAGTTCATCAGGGTTCACGCCTGCGTCCAGCACCTGACCATATTCGTTGTAGGTCATGGTCGAGATACAATCTGCTTCGCGGTTCAACAGTGGATCAACGTTGAAGCCTTGCTTCAGGACCGTCACGCCATCCTCACCGCCGTCTGTGGAAATGCCCTCTTGGGACATCCATGACAGGAACGGATATTCGTTGCCGAAGAACCAAACGCCGATGGTTTTACCTTTGAAATCCGCGACAGTTTCAATGCCGGTGTCTTTCCAGCAGGTCAGCATCAGGCCGGATGTTTTGAACGGCTGCGCGATGTTCACAACGGGCAGACCCTTTTCACGGGCGGCCAATGCAGACGGCATCCAGTTCAGCATCGCGTCAGCGCCACCACCTGCCAAAACCTGTGGCGGTGCAATGTCTGGGCCACCTGCCAGAACAGTCACATCAAGGCCTTCTTCTTCGTAGAAGCCCTTATCAAGTGCGACGTAGTACCCTGCGAACTGCGCTTGTGTCACCCACTGCAACTGCAGCGTTACGGTGTTTGCGTGGCCGTCCGCAAAAGCGGATGTGCCCATACCAGCCGCCATTGCAGCCGCAATCATAATCTTGTTCATGTCTCTCTCCTTGTTCATAAATGCGCGCCATTTTGGCGTCGTTTTTATCGTCGTCTTATCGTTGAGACGGGTGCCAAAACGTCACCCGCTTTTCGATCAAAGTCATCGCGCCATAAAACGCACTACCCGCAAGGGCTGCGATGACAATCTCTGCCCAGACCATGTCCAGCGCAAGCTGACCAAAGCTGGTTGATATCCGGAAACCCATCCCGACCGTGGGAGAGCCAAAAAATTCAGCAACAATAGCCCCGATCAGCGCCAAAGTGGTCGCAATCTTAAGCCCGTTAAAGATAAACGGCATCGCCGCAGGCAGGCGCAATTTGAACAGCGTCGGCCAGTAACCTGCCCCATATGTTCGCATCAGGTCGCGTTGCATCGCGCTGGTGTCTTTCAGCCCCGCAACCGTATTCACGAGGATCGGGAAAAAGACCATCACGGCCACAACAGCTGCTTTGGATTCCCAATCGCTACCCAACCATTTCACGAAAATCGGCGCAGTTCCTACAATCGGCAAGGCCGCCATAAAACCACCGACCGGCAGGATGCCCCGCGTTAGGAAATCGGACCTGTCGGCCAAGATGGCCACACCAAACGCCGCCAGCCCGCCGATGATGTAGCCGGTCATCGCCCCTTTGATGATCGTCTGTTGGAAATCCGCCCAAAGCCGCGGTCCTTCGACCATCAACCGCGCCCCGATGGATGACGGCGCAGGCAGGATTACGGGGTTCACGTCAAACCCGCGCACCAGCAGTTCCCAGACGATCACAACAGTGATCCCGAAGATCGCGGGGATAAGTACCTTCACAATCGGGTTTTCGGATTGCGGCCCATTGGCCAGCTTCACATTCAACCACCATCCGGCGGCCCAAATCAGGATTGCATATAAAACGATCATGTCGCGGCCATCCCCATCCGTTTCAGCGTGATCCGTTCGATGAGGCTGAATAGTCCGACGAGCGCCGCTGCCGTCAATGCAGCCGCAAATAGCGCGGCCCAAGACACCAACGGTTGCCCGTATTGATCGCCTACCAACATGCGCGCGCCGAAGCCTGCTTTTGCGCCTGTCGGCAGTTCAGCCACGATGGTCCCAACGAGTGACGCCGAGATGCCGATCTTGAGCGAAGCGAACAGATAGGGCGCAGAAGCTGGCAAACGCAGTGCCCAGAACCCTTGTGATTTCGATGCGTTATATGTGCGGAGTAGATCGAGCTGCATCCCGTCAGGGCTACGTAATCCTTTGACCATGCCGACCACGACCGGAAAGAACGACAGGTAGGCCGCGATGATCGATTTCGGGAAAAGCCCCTGAATACCCATTGATCCAAGGACCACGATAATCATCGGGGCAAGCGCCAAAATTGGGATGGTTTGGCTGACAATCGCCCACGGCATCACCGATTTGTCCATCACACGGCTGTAAACGATCCCCACAGCCAAAAGGATGCCCAGCCCGGTCCCGATCAGGAACCCAAGCAGAGTAGGCGCGAGCGTCACCCAGCCGTGGTAGACCAGACTGCGTTTCGACGTGATTTTCTTGTCGATGATCGTGTCGTACATCTCGCCCGCCACCTGATGCGGTGACGGCAGACGGGGGCGCACGAAGGTGTAGGTCAGCGGGATCAAATGTGTGTTGCGCAGTACAAGCCCCGCACCCGAATAATCCTGGCGCGCGGCGGGTGTGTCAGGTGTGACGACCAGTTCGTCGCGCTGCGCCTGATCCGCAACCAAATGCATATTCATCATTGGAACACAAACGATCCAGAACAACAGAATCGCGCCGATGACGGTTAAAACCGGAAGGATCGACTTCATGCGAGGCCCCCTGTCTTATTTATGCGAAACACTATGATCTCACGCATCATCTTGATGCCCCGCCCGCAGTCCATCGCGCACGCGGTGGGCAATTTCGATGAATTCGGGACTATCGCGGATGTCCAAGGGGCGTTCGCGGGGCAGTGTGCTTTCGATGACGTCAGAAATGCGTCCCGGACGTGGGGACATGACGACGATCTTGGTGGATAGATACACCGCCTCTGGGATCGAATGGGTTACAAAGCCAATGGTTTTTTCGGTCCGCGCCCAAAGCTGCAACAATTGTTCATTGAGGTGATCACGCACGATTTCATCAAGCGCACCAAAGGGTTCGTCCATCAGCAGGATGTCGGCATCAAACGCAAGCGCGCGCGCAATCGACGCCCGCTGCTGCATCCCACCTGACAACTGCCATGGAAATTTGCGATCAAATCCGTTGAGGTCCACCAGATCAAGCACACGTTCAACGCGCTTGGCCTGTTCGGCCTTGTCGAAGCCCATGATTTCAAGCGGCAACCGGATATTGCCCCCGATTGTGCGCCATGGGTACAGACCCGCTGCTTGGAAAACATAGCCGTAGGCGCGCGCGCGTCGCGCTTCATCCGGCGTCATGCCGTTTACCGAAATGTCGCCTGCCGTTGGCGATTCCAAACCCGCAATGCAGCGCAAGAATGTTGTCTTACCGCAACCCGATGGCCCGATAAAGCTGACGAAATCACCCTTGTTGATATTAAGGTTCACGTCTTTCAACGCATGCACCGGACCGTCGTTTGTCTGAAATGTCAGATCCAGATTACGGGCCGTGATCACAGCGCTTGCCGCAGGATTTGTTCCTGTCGGGCCAGAGCCTAGTTGTTTCGCGGCCAATTCGGCGACTGTGGGCATGCGCGTTCTTTCTATTTCAGATCGTATAGGTGTCTTGGGGTCCGACAAAAGCGGCGACCGTCATCGCGAGCGGGTGATGCAAGATCCATTGCGGCGCGCCAGCGGATTCGGGGTATTGCGGCCATGCGGTGGGGTTCACGGTCGGGATAATTTTGATCAACCGTTTCGGGCCGGATGTGTGAAACTCCATCATCATGACTTCGTTTTTCATGGTATCGACAGTGTAGCCATTCGCGATCAGCGCCTCTTCGGCTGTGCGTGTATCTTCGCCCATTTCTTCGGGGTCCCAGTCGGCGGCGTGTCCGTGCATCTGGGTGTACCGCCGGAAGGTCCAATCGTTGTATTTCGGCGCTATTTGCAGGTGCGCGACGGTGTAACCCTGCGCCAGGTGGCCTGCGTTGAACCCCATGCAACGCTCAACATCAAAGCGGTTTTTGCCAACGATCTGGCTTTCTTGCGTGAAAATGCCAGCTTCGAAAATCGTCCGGCCTAAGGGGATGGGCGGATTGGTCATTGGGGTACACAGACCTTCATTTCAGTTACAAATTCGGGGTAGGCTTCGGGGTGGATAAGCAGAGTGTTTTCATCCGCAGTGGTCATGATCATGTAGTAATCTTCCCACGTGTCGCCTTCGCCGGAACATTCGACGGTTACGACTGTGGCCCCTGATCCGACTTGCAGGGCACCAGTGACGGGGCATGTGCTTTCGGCACGTTGGATCGTGTTCTGATCGTAAAGGTAAAGGCTATCCGTCGCGACAGGCTCCCCCGCGAGCCAAGCGCATCCAGCCGCATCGCCGTAGACTTGGGATAAGCCGACAGACGGCACGAGAGACAAGCAAGCGGTTAAAGCAAATTTCATACAGGAACCTCGTTAGATAGGGTCGTTTGATTGCGCCCTGATAACGCCTTTTCAACCCACCAATACAAAACACCACTGGCACACCCGATGCCAGCAAACACAACTGTGACCCACAGCGCATCACTGCCCAAGCTCGCATCTGTCATGAAGATCATTGCGGCAAGCGCCAT
The Rhodobacteraceae bacterium S2214 genome window above contains:
- a CDS encoding ABC transporter permease subunit, coding for MKSRRFLPILPALTLLAMLGPVLAGLYGTVLPAFGHLPAAGETGPNLNAFRALFDWPGLADAARLSVTTGLLATAISLLIVMLITAGWSGTPAFRALERLLSPLLSVPHAAAAFGLAFLIAPSGWIARLFSPWLTGWDRPPDLLIVQDEWGLALTLGMITKEVPFLLLMTLAALGQADAARSVTIAQALGYSRMTGWLKTVFPRVYAQIKLPIYVVLAYAMSVVDVAVILGPNTPPTLSVQIVKWMSDPDLAMRLQAAAAALVQLGLVIGVLAFWWCGEKVVAALGRRWIAAGGRGRADRVISGIAMVLGTTSALMILLGITILATWSFAAQWSFPNALPDTFTLRSWMRHGPGTTDALIETAIIAITTTFIAITLTIGCLEAECRYNLKFGKIGTWLLYLPLLIPQIAFLPGLQTLFLNVGASVGRWPVIAAHLIFVLPYVFLSLADPFRAWDPRMGTIAAALGSSPDRILWRIRLPMLLRPILTAMAVGIAVSVGQYLATLLIGGGRVATLTTEALALASGGDRRAIGAYGLMQTGAALVPFALALLIPTLVWRNRKGLRHG
- a CDS encoding ABC transporter substrate-binding protein translates to MKYLAVLAALTPFAAYADVDPADWDAVIAEADGQTVYWNAWGGSTNTNDFIAWVGERVSEDYGVTLEHVKLTDTADAVTRVLSEKQAGENDDGAVDMIWINGANFAAMKDADLLFGPYAEQLPNWAFVDVDGKTVQTDFTVPTDGYESPWAMAQVVFDYDTADIDAPLASMNDILEWTKANPGRFTYPQPPDFLGTTFLKQVLVDILPDPSVLQVAATDETYDDVTAPLWAYLDELTPNLWREGRAYPPTGTAMFPMIADGEIDLSISFSPGAASAAIANFELPDTVRTFVLEKGTIGNASFVAIPYNSGSKAASMVVANFIMSPEAQARAQNPDLLGYGTVLNMDALDADDRALFDAIELGVATLSPAELGTAVAEPHPSWMTRIADDWAGRYGVAQ
- a CDS encoding CDP-alcohol phosphatidyltransferase family protein; translated protein: MIDGRVRTLIDPPLNAFGRSLAARGATANGVTLAGLGIGLIAALMICCGLPGLAVVPLLISRIADGLDGAVARATQKTDFGGYLDIAADFLFYGMIPLAFVVMDPQSNGLAGAFLLTSFYFNGTSFLGFAILAEKHDMTTRAQGEKSLYYSNGILEGTETIVFFVLLCLLPAWFVPMAYLFGTACFATGILRIYGAHRTFSTTTTHHED
- a CDS encoding hydantoinase/oxoprolinase family protein, which produces MAYLLGVDTGGTYTDAVILDEAADAIFATAKSLTTRPDLSLGVGAAMDAVLDTIDPADIAMVSLSTTLATNALVEGQGGRVALILIGFEEAELNRAGLNDALRGDPVVFLAGGHSHAGAPLHDLTEDDVAAAIADLPDGLTGFAVAASFATRNPEHEIIARDTLRRATGLPVTCSHELSQALGGPKRALTALLNARLIGMIDGLITACETHLAGRGINARLMVVRGDGALVSADVAREKPIETILSGPAASIAGAAWLTGEQNALVSDIGGTTTDVCLLRDGRPQIDPQGARVGPFRTMVEAVAMRTSGLGGDSEVHVVEGLQAGLRLGPRRLMPIALAATHYPDIVHLALDQALSVDRPAVDGGQIVIPLWATFPQGLDPRETIVAERLRQGPVRFGEAVTTRMESPALMRLVGRGLVMLAGVTPSDAAHVLGRVATWDADAAEKALILFARKRSGSGDKIAPDAQHLAQMIVDQLTAQTVDCLLEAAFAEDHRNWDMDPADLSQHVLTKAGLDQHRGVIETTVKLGVPVIGLGASASSYYGAVGDRLNTRMILPEHAGVANAIGAVVGQVAMHETGTVTSNGVEHFATLGQSFTDQTAAMTALEAQLKSTATDKAKAAGVEDIRFTISRDIKEATIEGQPMFLEATIKVTAQGRPRIADTA
- a CDS encoding ABC transporter substrate-binding protein, with protein sequence MNKIMIAAAMAAGMGTSAFADGHANTVTLQLQWVTQAQFAGYYVALDKGFYEEEGLDVTVLAGGPDIAPPQVLAGGGADAMLNWMPSALAAREKGLPVVNIAQPFKTSGLMLTCWKDTGIETVADFKGKTIGVWFFGNEYPFLSWMSQEGISTDGGEDGVTVLKQGFNVDPLLNREADCISTMTYNEYGQVLDAGVNPDELVTFKYEEQGVATLEDGIYVLEENLEDPVFVDKMVRFVRASMEGWKYAEANPEEAAGIVLDNDETGAQTEAAQVRMMGEIAKLTAGSDGTLDPADYERTVATLLAGGSDPVISAAPEGAWTHAITDEALK
- a CDS encoding ABC transporter permease, encoding MIVLYAILIWAAGWWLNVKLANGPQSENPIVKVLIPAIFGITVVIVWELLVRGFDVNPVILPAPSSIGARLMVEGPRLWADFQQTIIKGAMTGYIIGGLAAFGVAILADRSDFLTRGILPVGGFMAALPIVGTAPIFVKWLGSDWESKAAVVAVMVFFPILVNTVAGLKDTSAMQRDLMRTYGAGYWPTLFKLRLPAAMPFIFNGLKIATTLALIGAIVAEFFGSPTVGMGFRISTSFGQLALDMVWAEIVIAALAGSAFYGAMTLIEKRVTFWHPSQR
- a CDS encoding ABC transporter permease, producing the protein MKSILPVLTVIGAILLFWIVCVPMMNMHLVADQAQRDELVVTPDTPAARQDYSGAGLVLRNTHLIPLTYTFVRPRLPSPHQVAGEMYDTIIDKKITSKRSLVYHGWVTLAPTLLGFLIGTGLGILLAVGIVYSRVMDKSVMPWAIVSQTIPILALAPMIIVVLGSMGIQGLFPKSIIAAYLSFFPVVVGMVKGLRSPDGMQLDLLRTYNASKSQGFWALRLPASAPYLFASLKIGISASLVGTIVAELPTGAKAGFGARMLVGDQYGQPLVSWAALFAAALTAAALVGLFSLIERITLKRMGMAAT
- a CDS encoding ABC transporter ATP-binding protein is translated as MITARNLDLTFQTNDGPVHALKDVNLNINKGDFVSFIGPSGCGKTTFLRCIAGLESPTAGDISVNGMTPDEARRARAYGYVFQAAGLYPWRTIGGNIRLPLEIMGFDKAEQAKRVERVLDLVDLNGFDRKFPWQLSGGMQQRASIARALAFDADILLMDEPFGALDEIVRDHLNEQLLQLWARTEKTIGFVTHSIPEAVYLSTKIVVMSPRPGRISDVIESTLPRERPLDIRDSPEFIEIAHRVRDGLRAGHQDDA